A portion of the Eubacterium maltosivorans genome contains these proteins:
- a CDS encoding DUF2461 domain-containing protein produces MNDSEKMLDFLAQLQANNTLEWMHSHQPEYRAARAAFVGLVSDLMQKMLPDEPDLGLINPGDLVFRLNRDTRFSKDKSPYAPAFRAHISPQGRGMVPVGDYLFVSPGHIFLGGGVFHAKMPEITRRIRDQIVLEGSRFEAILAAPDFAEKLTLQGEKLKNVPRGYDKEHPCGELLKHKSWYVEYGIEKDLFLDREAFLDEAVDVFRRIKPFNDFINKALEGLEMPGKR; encoded by the coding sequence ATGAACGACAGTGAAAAAATGCTGGATTTTCTGGCGCAGCTGCAGGCTAATAACACCCTGGAATGGATGCACAGTCATCAGCCAGAGTACAGGGCCGCCCGGGCCGCCTTTGTCGGCCTTGTCTCAGATTTAATGCAGAAGATGCTCCCCGACGAGCCCGACCTGGGCCTGATAAACCCTGGAGACCTTGTTTTCAGGCTTAACCGGGACACCCGCTTCAGTAAGGATAAGAGCCCCTACGCGCCGGCGTTCCGCGCGCATATTTCACCGCAGGGCAGAGGCATGGTGCCAGTGGGAGACTACCTGTTTGTCTCGCCAGGCCATATTTTTCTGGGCGGCGGTGTCTTTCACGCCAAAATGCCAGAGATCACCAGACGCATAAGAGATCAGATTGTGTTGGAGGGCAGTCGCTTCGAGGCTATTTTAGCGGCGCCAGATTTTGCCGAAAAACTGACGCTCCAGGGTGAAAAGCTTAAAAATGTGCCGCGCGGTTACGATAAAGAACACCCCTGTGGCGAACTTTTAAAGCATAAGTCCTGGTATGTGGAGTATGGCATCGAAAAAGACCTGTTTTTGGACCGCGAAGCCTTTTTGGACGAGGCAGTGGATGTGTTCAGACGGATAAAGCCCTTTAATGACTTTATCAACAAGGCTTTGGAAGGTCTTGAAATGCCCGGAAAAAGATAG
- a CDS encoding RNA polymerase sigma factor, with amino-acid sequence MVSEKEMRTFIRRALEGDKEALGTVLESVQDMVFNLSLRMMGMIEDAEDATQEIMIRVMTSLSSFKGESLFSTWVYRIAKNYLVDYRRSRFDRQPLTFDFYARDIEQGMAERCPDPQAGVDAELLAEELKLSCTNVMLQCLDAESRCIYVLGAMFKIDSAMGANIFDTTPENYRQKLSRIRRQVNDFLKKYCGLSGSGMCACQKRLGYAVGQKRLNPARLEYSVLEVCKKEMENMDALAGVFESLPEYRVPENARAFINRLVASDSMASIQKAGRI; translated from the coding sequence ATGGTTTCAGAAAAAGAGATGCGTACTTTTATCAGGCGAGCCCTGGAGGGGGATAAGGAAGCACTGGGGACTGTGCTGGAATCGGTTCAGGATATGGTTTTTAACCTGTCGCTGCGCATGATGGGAATGATCGAGGACGCCGAGGACGCCACCCAGGAGATCATGATCCGTGTCATGACAAGCCTTTCGTCCTTTAAGGGAGAGAGCCTTTTTTCCACCTGGGTTTACCGTATCGCCAAAAACTATCTGGTGGATTACCGCCGCTCACGGTTCGACCGTCAGCCCCTCACCTTTGATTTTTATGCCCGCGATATCGAGCAAGGCATGGCTGAGCGCTGCCCGGATCCTCAGGCTGGGGTGGACGCCGAGCTTTTGGCCGAGGAGCTGAAGCTTTCCTGTACCAATGTCATGCTGCAGTGCCTGGACGCGGAAAGCCGCTGTATTTATGTGCTGGGCGCCATGTTCAAAATCGACAGCGCCATGGGGGCCAATATTTTTGATACAACGCCGGAAAACTACCGGCAGAAGCTCTCCCGCATCCGCAGACAGGTCAATGATTTCCTAAAAAAATACTGCGGCCTCAGCGGGAGTGGCATGTGCGCCTGCCAAAAGCGCCTTGGTTACGCGGTGGGCCAAAAGCGTTTGAACCCCGCACGTCTGGAGTACAGCGTTTTAGAGGTGTGCAAAAAAGAAATGGAAAACATGGATGCACTGGCCGGTGTATTTGAAAGCCTGCCAGAGTACCGTGTGCCGGAAAATGCCCGGGCCTTTATCAACCGTCTGGTAGCTTCAGATTCAATGGCTTCGATTCAGAAAGCGGGGAGAATATAA
- a CDS encoding methyltetrahydrofolate cobalamin methyltransferase codes for MTIVGELINTSRPAVKEAVNNKDEAFIRDLARKQADAGATYIDVNCGNMVKNELEIMEWLVNIVQDEVDTPLCIDSPNAKALDVGLALCKNGRPMINSISDEDERYESVLPLIKKYNAKIVVLCMDSTGMPETAADRMKVVKNLYAKLKAEGIADDDMYFDPLVKPISSVTSAGEEVLDTIRQIKQDYPDVHFMCGLSNISYGLPNRSILNRLFVVQTMTLGMDGYVLDPTNGKMMADIITSTALLGKDNYCGKYIKAHRKGKLDA; via the coding sequence CTGACAATTGTTGGTGAACTCATAAACACCAGCCGCCCCGCGGTTAAGGAGGCGGTAAATAACAAAGATGAAGCGTTCATCCGGGACCTTGCCAGAAAGCAGGCAGACGCCGGCGCGACCTATATCGACGTGAACTGCGGCAATATGGTCAAGAATGAACTGGAAATAATGGAATGGCTTGTGAATATTGTTCAGGACGAGGTGGACACCCCCCTGTGCATTGACAGCCCCAACGCCAAAGCACTGGACGTGGGCCTGGCCCTGTGTAAAAATGGCCGTCCCATGATCAATTCCATCTCTGACGAGGATGAGCGTTATGAATCTGTTCTTCCCTTAATTAAAAAGTATAACGCCAAAATCGTCGTGCTGTGCATGGATTCCACCGGTATGCCGGAAACCGCGGCCGACCGCATGAAGGTTGTGAAAAACCTTTATGCCAAGCTCAAGGCCGAGGGCATCGCCGATGACGACATGTACTTTGACCCGCTGGTCAAGCCCATCAGCAGCGTTACCAGCGCTGGAGAGGAAGTGCTCGACACCATCCGGCAGATCAAGCAGGATTACCCCGATGTACACTTCATGTGCGGTTTAAGTAACATTTCCTATGGCCTGCCGAACCGCAGTATACTGAACCGTTTGTTTGTAGTCCAGACAATGACCCTGGGGATGGACGGCTATGTACTTGACCCCACCAACGGCAAGATGATGGCTGATATCATCACATCCACCGCGCTCCTTGGCAAGGACAACTACTGCGGCAAGTATATCAAAGCGCACCGCAAAGGCAAGCTGGACGCATAG
- a CDS encoding diguanylate cyclase domain-containing protein yields MKKIEEKAVAFAKSIWEDYLVNRDLLKLTKVFDDNASYIGTGDGEICYSLEQVRAALLGEEEEWNGHFTIDDQWYEVRVMSNEFVVVFGGFDAHEASDNPLVAAMHTRFSLTLRVSGDTFKVVHLHHSVPNFEQLEGEFFPKTITEKRNEEFRHALEQKTNELRRMAQLDSLTGLLNRVSVEQEINTSLEQGAEGVLLMIDIDDFKGINDVFGHLAGDTVLKVLSDRIRDSFGGQSIMGRVGGDEFVVFAQKTAGRDSIGQTAQQFCERVVKPVMDIPDCSITVSIGIALAPDNGSTYSALVRSADQALYERKKNSKNGYVFAG; encoded by the coding sequence ATGAAAAAGATTGAGGAAAAGGCAGTTGCCTTTGCAAAATCCATATGGGAGGATTATCTGGTCAATCGTGATCTTCTGAAGCTGACGAAGGTGTTTGACGATAACGCTTCCTATATTGGCACCGGAGACGGCGAAATCTGTTATAGTCTGGAACAGGTTCGCGCAGCGCTCCTGGGTGAGGAAGAGGAGTGGAACGGCCATTTTACCATTGATGACCAGTGGTATGAGGTTCGGGTCATGAGCAATGAATTTGTCGTTGTTTTTGGAGGCTTTGACGCCCATGAGGCCAGCGATAACCCACTGGTTGCGGCCATGCACACCCGCTTTTCTCTGACACTGCGGGTCAGCGGCGATACCTTTAAGGTCGTCCACCTGCATCACTCCGTCCCCAATTTTGAGCAGCTGGAAGGGGAATTCTTCCCTAAGACCATTACGGAAAAGCGCAACGAGGAATTCCGCCATGCCCTTGAGCAGAAAACCAACGAACTCAGGCGGATGGCCCAGCTGGACTCACTGACAGGCCTTTTAAACCGAGTCAGTGTCGAGCAGGAGATTAACACCTCTCTGGAGCAGGGCGCAGAGGGCGTGCTGCTGATGATTGACATCGATGATTTTAAGGGGATTAACGATGTGTTCGGCCATCTGGCCGGCGATACCGTGCTAAAGGTTTTGTCCGACCGGATCCGCGACAGCTTTGGCGGCCAGAGCATCATGGGCCGTGTAGGCGGCGACGAGTTTGTGGTCTTTGCACAAAAGACAGCCGGCCGCGACAGCATCGGCCAGACTGCCCAGCAGTTCTGTGAGCGTGTGGTAAAGCCTGTCATGGATATTCCAGACTGCAGCATTACCGTCAGCATTGGCATCGCCCTGGCGCCGGATAACGGCAGCACCTACAGCGCGCTGGTGCGTTCAGCCGATCAGGCCCTGTACGAGCGCAAGAAAAACAGTAAAAACGGCTATGTATTCGCCGGATAA